A stretch of the Alnus glutinosa chromosome 6, dhAlnGlut1.1, whole genome shotgun sequence genome encodes the following:
- the LOC133870343 gene encoding GTP-binding nuclear protein Ran-3: MALPNQQTVDYPSFKLVIVGDGGTGKTTFVKRHLTGEFEKKYEPTIGVEVHPLDFFTNCGKIRFYCWDTAGQEKFGGLRDGYYIHGQCAIIMFDVTARLTYKNVPTWHRDLCRVCENIPIVLCGNKVDVKNRQVKAKQVTFHRKKNLQYYEISAKSNYNFEKPFLYLARKLAGDPNLHFVESPALAPPEVQIDLAAQQQHEAELLAAASQPLPDDDDDAFE, encoded by the exons ATG GCTTTGCCGAACCAACAGACCGTCGATTACCCGAGCTTCAAGCTTGTGATTGTCGGCGATGGTGGAACCG GAAAAACAACATTTGTGAAAAGGCATCTTACTGGGGAGTTTGAGAAAAAATACGAAC CAACCATTGGTGTGGAAGTACATCCTTTGGACTTTTTCACCAACTGTGGGAAAATTCGTTTCTACTGCTGGGACACGGCAGGGCAAGAGAAGTTTGGTGGTCTTCGAGATGGATATTA CATCCATGGGCAATGTGCAATTATCATGTTTGATGTTACCGCCCGGCTGACATACAAGAATGTTCCCACATGGCACCGGGATCTTTGCAG GGTGTGTGAAAACATCCCAATTGTTCTTTGTGGAAACAAGGTTGATGTGAAGAACAGGCAGGTGAAGGCAAAGCAGGTTACTTTCCACCGGAAGAAGAATTTGCAGTACTATGAGATATCGGCAAAGAGCAATTATAACTTTGAGAAGCCTTTCTTATACCTTGCTAGGAAGCTTGCAGG GGACCCTAATCTTCATTTTGTTGAATCTCCTGCCCTGGCTCCCCCAGAAGTGCAAATCGACTTAGCTGCTCAGCAACA GCATGAAGCTGAGCTTCTTGCTGCTGCTAGTCAGCCCCTtcctgatgatgatgatgacgcATTCGAGTAG
- the LOC133870786 gene encoding BIIDXI-like protein At5g11420, whose protein sequence is MCSAPSLSYQKSHRSSFTMRGLAFLSVLLCATCRLAFSFTDGLLSNGNFELAPKQSDMNGTVVIGRHAIPYWEISGFVEYIKSGQKQGDMLLVVPEGAFAVRLGNEASIKQRMKVIKGLYYSLTFSAARTCAQEERLNISVAPDSGVLPMQTLYSSNGWDSYAWAFQAEVDVAEIVIHNPGVEEDPACGPLIDSIAIKALYPPRATNKNLLKNGGFEEGPYVFPNTSWGVLIPPNIEDDHSPLPGWMVESLKAVKYIDSDHFSVPESKRAVELVAGKESAIAQVARTIPGKTYILSFAVGDASNACEGSMIIEAFAGKDTVKVPYESKGKGGFKRAVLKFVAVSPRTRVMFLSTFYTMRSDDFSSLCGPVLDDVKLLSVRNPRRRM, encoded by the exons ATGTGTTCAGCACCATCTCTCTCTTACCAAAAATCGCACAGATCGAGCTTCACCATGCGAGGGCTCGCCTTTCTGTCGGTGCTACTGTGTGCGACCTGCCGCCTCGCCTTCTCCTTCACCGACG GATTACTAAGCAATGGGAACTTCGAGTTAGCCCCGAAGCAATCTGACATGAATGGGACGGTAGTGATCGGGCGCCATGCCATACCATATTGGGAGATCTCCGGCTTTGTGGAGTACATAAAATCTGGCCAAAAGCAAGGCGACATGCTGCTGGTGGTGCCGGAGGGAGCCTTCGCGGTCAGGCTCGGGAACGAGGCATCGATCAAGCAAAGGATGAAAGTGATTAAGGGGCTCTACTATTCCCTCACGTTCAGTGCAGCTCGCACCTGCGCCCAAGAGGAGCGGCTGAACATATCGGTGGCACCAGATTCCGGCGTGCTGCCGATGCAAACTCTGTATAGCAGCAACGGTTGGGACTCGTATGCCTGGGCGTTCCAAGCCGAGGTTGATGTTGCCGAAATTGTGATTCATAATCCGGGAGTGGAGGAGGATCCTGCCTGCGGCCCACTTATTGATTCAATCGCCATTAAAGCTCTGTATCCTCCTAGAGCAACCAACA AGAACTTATTGAAGAATGGGGGTTTCGAAGAAGGACCATACGTGTTCCCAAACACCTCTTGGGGCGTCCTTATCCCACCGAACATTGAAGATGACCACTCTCCACTACCCGGCTGGATGGTCGAATCCCTCAAAGCCGTCAAGTACATAGACTCCGACCACTTCTCCGTACCGGAATCAAAACGAGCCGTTGAACTCGTTGCCGGAAAAGAAAGTGCTATTGCCCAAGTAGCCCGAACCATCCCCGGAAAAACCTACATCCTCTCTTTCGCCGTGGGGGATGCCAGCAATGCCTGCGAGGGCTCCATGATCATTGAGGCGTTCGCCGGCAAGGACACGGTCAAAGTTCCGTACGAGTCCAAGGGCAAAGGTGGATTCAAGCGTGCCGTGCTCAAGTTTGTGGCGGTTTCTCCACGGACACGTGTGATGTTCCTCAGCACATTTTACACCATGAGAAGCGACGACTTTTCTTCGTTGTGTGGACCGGTTCTTGATGATGTGAAGCTATTGAGCGTTCGTAACCCACGTCGGCGCATGTGA